One genomic segment of Protaetiibacter intestinalis includes these proteins:
- the mmsA gene encoding multiple monosaccharide ABC transporter ATP-binding protein — MTENILEMRGITKTFPGVKALSDVTIEVARGEVHAICGENGAGKSTLMKVLSGVYPHGSYDGDIVFENETVGFRDISDSEAKGIVIIHQELALSPYLSIAENIFLNNEQRGAAGLIDWNKTNFEAQKLLARVGLRDNPTTPIRQLGVGKQQLVEIAKALSKEVKLLILDEPTAALNDEDSDHLLDLILHLKGQGITSIIISHKLNEIKKIADSVTVIRDGKTIETMARRDVSEERIIKDMVGRDLEHRYPDHTPHIGEELLRVEDWTAHHPQDPSRVVVDGVSLNVRAGEIVGIAGLMGAGRTEFAMSLFGHSYGSRISGRVFLRGKEIKTRTVAEAIQNGIAYATEDRKTYGLNLLEDIKRNISMASLKKLEKWGLVHDNEEYKVATEFRKSMNIKAPNVLVKTGKLSGGNQQKVVLSKWIYSDPEVLILDEPTRGIDVGAKYEIYTIINRLAAQGKGVIVISSELPELLGISDRVYALSEGRITGELPIEEATPEAVLTLMTMERPR, encoded by the coding sequence GTGACCGAGAACATCCTGGAGATGCGCGGCATCACCAAGACCTTCCCAGGTGTGAAGGCCCTCTCCGACGTGACCATCGAGGTCGCGCGCGGCGAGGTCCACGCCATCTGCGGGGAGAACGGCGCCGGCAAGTCCACCCTCATGAAGGTGCTGTCGGGCGTCTACCCGCACGGCAGCTACGACGGCGACATCGTGTTCGAGAACGAGACCGTCGGCTTCCGCGACATCTCCGACTCGGAGGCCAAGGGCATCGTCATCATCCACCAGGAGCTCGCCCTCAGCCCCTACCTCTCGATCGCCGAGAACATCTTCCTCAACAACGAGCAGCGCGGCGCCGCCGGGCTCATCGACTGGAACAAGACGAACTTCGAGGCCCAGAAGCTGCTCGCGCGCGTGGGCCTGCGCGACAACCCCACCACGCCGATCCGTCAGCTGGGCGTCGGCAAGCAGCAGCTCGTCGAGATCGCCAAGGCGCTCTCGAAGGAGGTCAAGCTGCTCATCCTCGACGAGCCGACCGCCGCGCTCAACGACGAGGACTCCGACCACCTGCTCGACCTGATCCTGCACCTCAAGGGGCAGGGCATCACGTCGATCATCATCAGCCACAAGCTCAACGAGATCAAGAAGATCGCCGACTCGGTCACCGTCATCCGCGACGGCAAGACGATCGAGACGATGGCGCGCCGCGACGTCTCGGAGGAGCGCATCATCAAGGACATGGTCGGACGCGACCTCGAGCACCGCTACCCGGACCACACGCCGCACATCGGCGAGGAGCTGCTGCGCGTCGAGGACTGGACCGCCCACCACCCGCAGGACCCGAGCCGCGTCGTCGTCGACGGGGTGTCGCTCAACGTGCGCGCCGGCGAGATCGTCGGGATCGCGGGGCTCATGGGCGCGGGCCGCACCGAGTTCGCGATGAGCCTGTTCGGGCACTCCTACGGCAGCCGCATCTCGGGGCGCGTGTTCCTGCGCGGCAAGGAGATCAAGACGCGCACGGTGGCGGAGGCCATCCAGAACGGCATCGCCTACGCGACCGAGGACCGCAAGACCTACGGCCTGAACCTGCTCGAGGACATCAAGCGCAACATCTCGATGGCGTCGCTCAAGAAGCTCGAGAAGTGGGGCCTCGTGCACGACAACGAGGAGTACAAGGTCGCCACCGAGTTCCGGAAGTCGATGAACATCAAGGCTCCCAACGTGCTCGTCAAGACCGGCAAGCTCTCCGGCGGCAACCAGCAGAAGGTCGTGCTGTCGAAGTGGATCTACTCGGATCCCGAGGTGCTCATCCTCGACGAGCCGACCCGCGGCATCGACGTGGGCGCGAAGTACGAGATCTACACGATCATCAACCGGCTCGCGGCCCAGGGGAAGGGCGTCATCGTCATCTCCTCGGAGCTGCCCGAACTGCTCGGCATCTCGGACCGCGTCTACGCGCTCTCCGAGGGGCGCATCACGGGCGAACTGCCCATCGAGGAGGCGACCCCCGAGGCCGTCCTGACCCTCATGACCATGGAACGTCCCCGCTGA
- the chvE gene encoding multiple monosaccharide ABC transporter substrate-binding protein, whose product MLALAACAPTGDNGGSGGGDGGLIGVAMPTKSSERWIQDGNAVKAELEAQGFTVDLQYAEDDIPTQVSQIENMITKGAEALIIASIDGTTLSEVLQTAADSDIPVIAYDRLIKDTENVDYYATFDNFLVGQQQAWTVLNGLGLTDLKGNALDGAPEGPFNIELFAGSLDDNNAFFFWNGAMDVLQPLIDDGTLVVKSGQTDIEQAATLRWDGETAQSRMEDLLTANYSDGSKVDAVLSPYDGISRGIISALTDAGYTVGDEWPIISGQDAEVDSVKAILAGEQFATIFKDTRELAKVAAGMAVAILNGDDVEVNDTTTYDNGVKVVPSYLLAPVPVVKDNVKEALVDTGYWTAEELGL is encoded by the coding sequence ATGCTCGCGCTCGCCGCGTGCGCCCCGACGGGCGACAACGGCGGATCGGGTGGCGGAGACGGCGGCCTCATCGGTGTCGCGATGCCCACCAAGAGCTCGGAGCGCTGGATCCAGGACGGCAACGCCGTCAAGGCGGAGCTCGAGGCCCAGGGCTTCACCGTCGACCTGCAGTACGCAGAGGACGACATCCCCACCCAGGTCTCGCAGATCGAGAACATGATCACGAAGGGCGCCGAGGCGCTCATCATCGCCTCGATCGACGGCACCACCCTCTCCGAGGTGCTCCAGACCGCCGCCGACAGCGACATCCCGGTCATCGCCTACGACCGACTCATCAAGGACACCGAGAACGTCGACTACTACGCGACGTTCGACAACTTCCTCGTGGGACAGCAGCAGGCGTGGACCGTGCTCAACGGCCTCGGCCTCACCGACCTCAAGGGCAACGCGCTCGACGGCGCGCCCGAGGGTCCGTTCAACATCGAGCTGTTCGCCGGCTCGCTCGACGACAACAACGCCTTCTTCTTCTGGAACGGCGCGATGGACGTGCTCCAGCCGCTCATCGACGACGGCACGCTCGTCGTGAAGTCGGGCCAGACCGACATCGAGCAGGCCGCGACGCTGCGCTGGGACGGCGAGACCGCCCAGAGCCGCATGGAGGACCTCCTCACCGCGAACTACTCGGACGGCTCGAAGGTCGACGCGGTGCTGTCGCCCTACGACGGCATCTCGCGCGGCATCATCTCGGCCCTCACCGACGCCGGCTACACGGTCGGCGACGAATGGCCGATCATCTCCGGCCAGGACGCCGAGGTCGACTCGGTCAAGGCGATCCTCGCGGGCGAGCAGTTCGCGACCATCTTCAAGGACACCCGTGAGCTCGCGAAGGTCGCCGCCGGCATGGCCGTCGCGATCCTCAACGGCGACGACGTCGAGGTCAACGACACCACGACCTACGACAACGGCGTGAAGGTCGTGCCGTCGTACCTGCTCGCACCGGTTCCGGTCGTGAAGGACAACGTCAAGGAGGCGCTGGTCGACACGGGCTACTGGACCGCCGAGGAGCTCGGCCTCTAG
- a CDS encoding class II aldolase/adducin family protein: protein MNRFEPRIEVAIARTRAEVARLHKTLQRGGLVSWTSGVVSGRVPGAELFVIKPGGLDHSELSPERMVLVDLDGHVVEGTPGSEQPPSRGVAVHARLYREDPAIGGVVHTHSPYATAFALRGEPVPCVAAIVADEFGGPIPVVAYAGPDEEIGGAIAATLAAQRSRAVLLERHGAYAVGAAARDAVRAAALLEDAARAVQLARAGLPEGGTIEPLAADIVDALHERRLRSDAERVAELATVGSYPTSRPGTARPSGETGSWTTPESISSTPDNDVRNTQ from the coding sequence GTGAATCGCTTCGAGCCACGCATCGAGGTCGCCATCGCGCGCACCCGTGCCGAGGTCGCCCGCCTCCACAAGACCCTCCAGCGCGGCGGACTCGTCAGCTGGACGAGCGGCGTCGTGTCGGGTCGCGTGCCCGGTGCCGAGCTCTTCGTCATCAAGCCCGGCGGCCTCGACCACAGCGAGCTCAGCCCCGAGCGGATGGTGCTCGTCGACCTCGACGGGCACGTCGTCGAGGGCACTCCCGGATCCGAGCAGCCGCCGTCGCGCGGCGTCGCCGTGCACGCCCGCCTCTACCGCGAGGACCCCGCGATCGGCGGGGTCGTGCACACCCACTCGCCCTACGCGACCGCGTTCGCGCTGCGCGGCGAGCCCGTGCCGTGCGTCGCCGCGATCGTCGCCGACGAGTTCGGCGGGCCCATCCCCGTGGTGGCGTACGCCGGCCCCGACGAGGAGATCGGCGGCGCGATCGCCGCGACCCTCGCCGCCCAGCGCTCGCGCGCCGTGCTGCTCGAGCGTCACGGCGCGTACGCCGTCGGCGCCGCCGCGCGGGACGCCGTGCGCGCCGCCGCCCTCCTCGAGGACGCCGCCCGCGCCGTGCAGCTCGCCCGCGCCGGCCTCCCCGAAGGCGGCACGATCGAGCCCCTCGCGGCCGACATCGTGGACGCGCTCCACGAGCGCCGCCTCCGCAGCGACGCCGAGCGCGTCGCCGAGCTCGCCACGGTGGGCTCCTATCCGACCTCCCGACCGGGCACCGCCCGGCCGAGCGGCGAGACCGGGTCATGGACGACCCCGGAATCGATCAGCTCCACCCCTGACAACGACGTCCGCAACACACAGTGA
- a CDS encoding LacI family DNA-binding transcriptional regulator, producing the protein MTLDPAASGRPPSIRDVARVAGVSHQTVSRVLNNHPSIRDTTRQRVLEVMAELQYQPNRAARALASSRSRTIGILSAMSTDYGPASIMTSVEAAARANGYWVSVANIDPSVEGSISDALAQLRAQAVEGIVVVAPQVRVFEALATLPLDIPYVTLQSTSDDGHALFFDQYAGARLATRHLLELGHRGIYHLSGPQDWIEADARMQGFLDELNAWDAPTTAPILGDWSADFGYFAGRELLRVRDFTAVFASNDQMALGLLHALRDGGVDVPGEVSVIGFDDIPEAAHFWPPLTTVRQDFPELGRRAVAFLLGELDAEGAHTIAPQLMVRNSTAPVAR; encoded by the coding sequence GTGACGCTCGACCCGGCCGCGTCCGGCCGACCGCCCAGCATCCGCGATGTCGCGCGCGTGGCCGGCGTCTCGCACCAGACCGTCTCGCGCGTGCTCAACAACCACCCGAGCATCCGCGACACCACGCGGCAGCGCGTGCTCGAGGTGATGGCGGAGCTGCAGTACCAGCCGAACCGCGCCGCCCGCGCGCTCGCCTCGAGCCGCTCGCGCACGATCGGCATCCTCTCGGCGATGAGCACCGACTACGGGCCGGCCTCGATCATGACGAGCGTCGAGGCGGCGGCCCGCGCGAACGGCTACTGGGTGAGCGTGGCGAACATCGACCCGAGCGTCGAGGGCTCCATCTCGGATGCGCTCGCCCAGCTGCGCGCGCAGGCGGTCGAGGGCATCGTGGTGGTCGCCCCGCAGGTGCGCGTCTTCGAGGCGCTCGCGACGCTGCCGCTCGACATCCCGTACGTGACGCTGCAGTCGACGAGCGACGACGGTCACGCCCTGTTCTTCGACCAGTACGCGGGGGCGCGGCTCGCCACCCGGCACCTGCTCGAGCTCGGCCACCGCGGCATCTACCACCTCTCCGGTCCGCAGGACTGGATCGAGGCGGACGCCCGCATGCAGGGCTTCCTCGACGAGCTGAACGCCTGGGATGCGCCGACGACGGCGCCGATCCTCGGGGACTGGTCCGCCGACTTCGGCTACTTCGCGGGGCGCGAGCTGCTGCGCGTGCGCGACTTCACGGCGGTGTTCGCCTCCAACGACCAGATGGCGCTCGGGCTGCTGCACGCGCTGCGCGACGGCGGTGTCGACGTGCCGGGCGAGGTGAGCGTGATCGGCTTCGACGACATCCCGGAGGCGGCGCACTTCTGGCCGCCGCTCACCACGGTGCGGCAGGACTTCCCGGAGCTCGGCCGCCGCGCGGTGGCGTTCCTGCTGGGGGAGCTCGACGCGGAGGGGGCGCACACGATCGCCCCGCAGCTCATGGTGCGCAACTCGACGGCACCCGTCGCGCGCTGA